The Nicotiana tabacum cultivar K326 chromosome 14, ASM71507v2, whole genome shotgun sequence genome contains a region encoding:
- the LOC107772260 gene encoding uncharacterized protein LOC107772260, translating to MSKQTDTLEEKKSEEQKGQSGRVQKGSHSDAAYAKFLKKILSSKRKLEETTMVKLNARCSIILQNKIPQKRGDPGSFTIPCSKLKGELGVIKSIPVSLQLADQTTILPEGILKDILVWVEKFVFPVEFIVVDMEVNKKVPLILRKPFLCTGRAILDIYDGQLRLRLVEKYKFYKPVGDTLESCITQYSIVEDEDLEIKKEVEALKTEDQVIDEEELKKEASKPSVELKVLPTHLKYVFPETNNFSMIISA from the exons ATGAGCAAGCAGACTGATACACTGGAGGAGAAAAAGAGTGAAGAGCAGAAAGGCCAGAGTGGTAGGGTACAAAA AGGTTCTCACTCAGATGCTGCTTAtgctaaattcttgaagaaaatcttGTCCAGCAAGAGAAAGTTAGAGGAGACAACAATGGTCAAGTTGAATGCCCGTTGCAGTATCATATTGCAAAATAAAATTCCTCAAAAGCGTGGGGACCCAGGAAGCTTCACTATACCATGCTC AAAACTTAAAGGCGAGCTTGGAGTAATCAAATCCATACCAGTGTCCCTACAACTGGCTGACCAGACCACCATCTTACCTGAAGGAATCCTCAAAGATATTCTAGTATGGGTGGAAAAGTTTGTGTTTCCCGTAGAATTTATTGTGGTGGACATGGAAGTAAACAAGAAGGTGCCTCTAATTCTAAGGAAGCCTTTTCTATGTACAGGTAGAGCAATTCTTGATATCTACGATGGGCAGCTTAGGCTCAGA TTGGttgaaaaatataagttttacAAGCCTGTGGGGGATACTCTAGAGAGTTGTATTACTCAGTATAGCATAGTGGAGGATGAAGATCTTGAAATAAAGAAAGAGGTTGAAGCTCTTAAGACTGAGGATCAAGTGATTGATGAGGAGGAACTCAAAAAGGAGGCGTCTAAGCCTAGTGTGGAATTGAAAGTCCTCCCTACTCACTTGAAATATGTTTTTCCTGAAACTAATAATTTTTCTATGATTATTTCTGCTTAA